In Candidatus Nitrospira nitrosa, the genomic stretch CCTTCACCCACCCGATCGTTCAAGCCGGTGAGGGCTTCCCGAAACCCTGTCAACGCCTGATTAAATTGCGTAAACTTCTGAGAAACCTGCTCCATCCTATTCTGATGATCGGTCAACTCCTTTTGGTGCCCATCCAGCTTGGCATCGACGCGTTTGGCCAAACCCTCATTCGTGCGTTGCACCACGTCGATGACTTCTTTTTTGAGCGCTTCCATCGCCTTTGCCAGATCGTCCAGCCGTGCCGAGACCTTGGCATCTTGCGTCTCAAAGCTCTTCTGCATCCACAGGTATCGCGTGCTGCCGTCGGTTTCCAGCTTCGCCGCCAACTGTTCGAGTTTCTTGGTCTGCTGCTCGGCCTGCGCCGACCTGAATTTAAGATCTTCCTGCCTGGCCTGAAGGTCTTTGGTCAGATGCAGCGCCTTCTCCAGTTCTCCACGCAACTGGGGGATCTCATATTCGCGCAGAGTCGTAATTTCTTGAGTCTGCTTGGCACTCGTCTGCTTGAAATCTTTTTCGGTTTTTTTCAAATCGGACTGCTGTGCGACACACCCCGGCAAGAAAAGCCCGCCCACCGCCAAACCGAGTAGCACGCCATGCGTGGTTCGCAGTTGAGACTTCATACCTTGCACTCCAGTGGACCGATTACGACAAGGAAGCGATCATGCCGACCGCGTGTCCGACATGCACTATTTCCCGACCTTCACGACAAGATGCCCTCGACGATTCATCGAGTAGCACTGTTCCCCATGTTCCGTGCAAAACGGCCGTTCTTTTCCATAGGAGACGACCGAGAGGTGCTGAGGAACCACCCCCAGCTCGACGAGGTAGTTTCGAACGGCTTTTGCCCGCTTCTCGCCCAACACCAGGTTATACGCGGACGTACCGCGCTCGTCACAATGGCCTTCGATCTTCAGCTGGACCTGTGCATTTGATTTGATCCACTCCGCATCGTTGCTGAGCGCGTGGCGCCCTTCGTCTGTGATGGAAAAACTATCATAGGCAAAAAAGACATCCCGCAAACCTGCCGCAGCGGATGCCGTCTGCTCCGCACGTATTTCAGCGAGCTGACGCGTCGCAGCCCCAGGATCGGACTTGGCCATCAGCGTACTATTCGGGCTCACCGTTCCACTTCCGTTGTGACCACCGCTACCGAGCCGTTCTTCTAATGGGTTTCGATCTATTCCCCGCAGACCATTCGCATCATCTTTTCCGGAAAACGAGGTATCGGGGAAGCTCGAACTTGTCCCACCTTTTGCCCCTCCTCGTGCCATCTCTTCCTGTAACGCACGGGTATCGCCTCCCGATTGGACGGCTTTCTTTGAGCAAGCCGGACTCAGCAGCAGGAGCACACCAAGAATTACTGGTAGGGGGGTGACTGCTAATGTTTTCATCGAGTCGATTCCCTTCTCATCAGGTGTTCTTTCTTTTCATACCGTGGAGGACGATTCTCGTCAATGCCTTGCATAAAAATCACGAGGCGGGAGACCATGCCGGTGCGCTATTGTGAGTCCCCGTGAAGGTAATCCGTTCCAAGTCTTTCCCGTCCGTATTAATCATATAGATGTGGCTTTTCCCGTCTGCAGTGGAACTAAATACAATGTGACGTCCGTCAGGGGACCACGAAGGGGAATCATCAACCCCCGGCCCGGTTGTCAGCTGCACGCGTTTCTGCCCATCGGGCGTGATCAGACAAAGCTTGTACTCTTTTCGTGGAGTCCGGCACACATACGCGATCCAATTCCCTCGAGGAGACCAGGCGGGAGCCGCATTATAATCTCCCTCAAAGGTCAATCGGCGCACATTGGATCCATCCGCGCTAATGAGAAACACTTGCGGTCCGCCATTTCGGTCAGAGGTAAAGGCCAACTCACGGCCAGACGGTGCCCAGGAAGGGGAAAGATCTCCGCCGGCATTGGTCGTCAACCGTTGCACCGCTTTCGTGTGGGTGTCCATGCGATAGAGTTCCGCATTCCCCTCTGAACTCGATGAATACGCAAGAAAATTCCCGTCAGGAGAAAGTGCCGGCGTGATGTTCAGTCCTCCCTGTGAGACCAGGGTCCAGCGTTTTCCAGTCGCGAGCTCCAGGAGATCGATATCTTGCGTATTCCGATTGCGGTAGGTCGTAAAGACCAAATATCGTCGATCGGGAGACCAGCGCGGCATCAAGTTCAAAAATCCGTCGGCCGTCAGTTGCCGCGGATCGTATCCATCATAGTCCATCAGGAACAATTCCCGCGCCGATCCCAGCTCCGACACATAGGCGATTTTCGTCCGAGCGATCCCCGGTTCTCCGGTATAACGAAACACCAGCTCATCCGCAAATCGATGGGCCATCAGCCGAACCACCGAGGTTGAGCCCACGTATCGTTTCCCACCGACTACCTCGTTATTCCCGGCGTCATAGACATAGCCGTCCATATTCACATCGGCATCTTTATTCCCACTCTTAATACCAGCTCGTCCCCACACCACGACCGACACGCCGTTCTCAACCGCGTGTTTGAAGGATGGATCCGGCTCAGCTCCCAGCTGGCCGGACTTAATGCCGAGACCATTCACATCGACGAGAGCAAACACCAGGGAGCGACGCACATCCGTTTTGAGGACCTCTTCAATACGGCTGCCGAGCTTCACGCGACCCTCCGGTGACTCCGTACCACCCAGATTCTCAATTCCGGCAATGGCCAATGGAATTTTTTGAAAATCAGGCCTCGCCGCTTCGAGGAATACGTCGGCAGCACCAGATTCGATGATCCACACCAGGCCGACCAGGGCACAGAAACCCGCGATCACGAGCGTTCGTAGCGTCATAATTTATCCTTGGGGCTCGCCCACGGTGAAGGTAAAGTGGGCATCAAAGTATGAATCGGAAATATCGGCCGGGAAGGCCGGCAATGGATTTGCGCTCAGAACCGCCCGCTTCCCCGCCAAATCATAATACTCGTTCCCGGACGATTGTTCGATGGAGACACCCGTGACTTTCCCGTCCCGATGCAGTCTGAATTGGACGATGACCACATACACCTGGTTGGTCAGGTCCAGCGGTGGAGCACTCCAGCTATTACTGATGCGCTGCCGGACCAGCGCCAGATAAGCATTCGACCCAGGAGCCATTCCTGGAACCTTCAGCGTCGTATCGACGGCCTTGACACTTGGTACTTTTGCCTCAACTTGGGGAGCCGGCTGGGGCGCAGGCCTTACCGGAACATCGACCGAAGCCGCGGCTTTTGGCACTTCCAGCTTGCTGATCTTCTTGAACTCTTCATCCAAGTCTTTCGCAAGATCTTCCGTCAGGGACGAAGACGATTTCTGGACCACAGGCTTCCCCGTGAGATCTTTCGTATCCGACACGACCGGTACATCAGGCAGCTTCATCGCCGATGTCGTCCTCGGCTTCTCCTCAGGACTGAGGTCTCCGCGTTTCGGAGCATCCGGTGGTAACTCGATGCCTTTCATGATCTCGCTCATCACATCATTCGATGATTTCGCCCGAGTGACGGGAGGAGAAACCGGCGGGGGAGAAACAGCCGGAGGCGGTACCGATGCCTGCTTCGGGACGGGAACTGCCTTTGGTGGCGCAATCGTCGTGGCACGCTCAATCGGTTTAGGCGAGTCGACGGACTTATTCTGCGGCGTCGGTTTGGGGCGTTCTACGTCTTTCTCTTTCGAAACCGGTTGGCTCTTTTGAGGCTCAAGAGTTTTCACCTGAGGCGCCGGAAGGCTGGCCAGCGAAATCTCGACGGACGCGAGCGGTCGTTCACCGTGACGCGGCAAGCGAATCCACGCCACGACGGCCAAGATACCGAGATGCAACACGAGGGAGACGAACAGGGCACGGCTCAGGCGGCGAGCCAGCTTCGCCTGCCACTCATCATCCGATATCATACCGGCTGATGTCCAAGCCTGCACCGTGAACCTTAATCCTACTGGTTAGGCAGAGGAGACGTCGCCTCCGTGATCCGTTCGGGGCCGGTTGTGGGATCGGTCACCATGCCGAGTTTTTCAATCCCGGCCTTTTTGACTCCATCCATGACCTGAACCACAACCCCATACGGCACATCACGATCGGCACGTAAATACAAGGAGACTTCCGCATGTTCTTGCTTCAGGAGATGCAACTTTCGCTCGAGCTGAGCCACGCTGACTTGATCTTTGTCGAGATACAGCCGTTGATCCTTTTCGATCGTCAACACGGCTCGAATTTCCGGTTTGATGGTGTTCGAGGCAGACGTCGGCAATTTGATGTCCATTCCACGATACAGCATCGGCGCGGTGACCATGAAGATGACTAATAACACCAAGACCACATCGACCAGTGGAATCACATTGATCTCGGCCAAAAACCGACGCTGCCTTGTCTCGAAAATCATCCCTTCGCTCCGGCGGCAACTGGATCAACGGACTTGGCCTGAGGTGGGATCAGGGCCAGGAGTTCCACCACAACGGAATCCATCTGCAACGCCGTACGCCTGATGCGCGTCAGGAAGTAATTGTAGGCAATGACCGCAGGAATCGCCGCGAATAACCCGGCAGCGGTGGCAATCAAGGCCTCAGACACTCCAGGGGCTACAGCCGCAATACTGGCCGTGCCCTGGGCACCGATTTCCCGAAACGAATCGATGATGCCCATCACGGTTCCCAACAGCCCAACGAACGGACTGATATTTCCGGTTGTCGCAAGGAAAGGAAGAAAAGATTCCAACTTGGCGATTTGACTCTGAGCGATATGAGCCGCCGTTCGCTCCATCACATGCCGATCAAAGGCGAGCGCGCCGTTCTCTTTCATCTCCGTAGGGATATAGCCGATCCGCTGGACGACGGTATGAAAAATCTTTGCGCAGGGGCTTCCGGTCGTTTGTTGCACCTGCCGCGAGACTTCTTCGACATCTCGGGCCCGCAAGAGCACCGCCATGAAACGGCGGTCTTTCTCGTCGGCGGCACGAAAGCTTGCCCACTTATAGAAAATAACCGCCCAGGAAATGATGGAAAAACCCAACAGTAACAAGAGGACCACCTTGGAGACGATCCCCAACGACATGATGATTCCCAGTGGGCCAGCTTGAAACATACGAGTCTCGACGTGCCTCCTTAGATTTCAGTCGCTCTGTGCAACGTGGATTGTATCAAACACTGGGGAAAAATGGCGGGGCCGACGGGATTTGAACCCGCGACCTCCAGATTGACAATCTGGCGTCCTAACCAGGCTGAACGACGGCCCCGCAAAATCTAGCTATGGCGGAAGATTGCAAATGACAAGACGCTCTCAGTTTGGTCGCCGATCAAGCCCCGAGCTGAGGAACAAACCCTCCGTACAACATCACTCTCCCTGCCGCTGCTTACCACAATTCCACATTGGTAGGCGGAACAGGGATTGAACCTGTGACCTCTGCCTTGTAAGGGCAGCGCTCTCCCAACTGAGCTATCCGCCCAATTTCCTTAGCAACCTCAGCGGAGCCTATCAAGTCCAAACTGCCTTGTCAACCAGCGTGCACCTCTTTCACTGCTCTTGATGACATCCTACGTATAAAAGGAAGTCTCCCTCCTCAGGCTTTTGTTCCACTCGGCCCTCGTCGCGTAAGCTGTCTCGGGAA encodes the following:
- a CDS encoding MotA/TolQ/ExbB proton channel family protein, whose product is MFQAGPLGIIMSLGIVSKVVLLLLLGFSIISWAVIFYKWASFRAADEKDRRFMAVLLRARDVEEVSRQVQQTTGSPCAKIFHTVVQRIGYIPTEMKENGALAFDRHVMERTAAHIAQSQIAKLESFLPFLATTGNISPFVGLLGTVMGIIDSFREIGAQGTASIAAVAPGVSEALIATAAGLFAAIPAVIAYNYFLTRIRRTALQMDSVVVELLALIPPQAKSVDPVAAGAKG
- a CDS encoding energy transducer TonB translates to MISDDEWQAKLARRLSRALFVSLVLHLGILAVVAWIRLPRHGERPLASVEISLASLPAPQVKTLEPQKSQPVSKEKDVERPKPTPQNKSVDSPKPIERATTIAPPKAVPVPKQASVPPPAVSPPPVSPPVTRAKSSNDVMSEIMKGIELPPDAPKRGDLSPEEKPRTTSAMKLPDVPVVSDTKDLTGKPVVQKSSSSLTEDLAKDLDEEFKKISKLEVPKAAASVDVPVRPAPQPAPQVEAKVPSVKAVDTTLKVPGMAPGSNAYLALVRQRISNSWSAPPLDLTNQVYVVIVQFRLHRDGKVTGVSIEQSSGNEYYDLAGKRAVLSANPLPAFPADISDSYFDAHFTFTVGEPQG
- the pal gene encoding peptidoglycan-associated lipoprotein Pal, translated to MKTLAVTPLPVILGVLLLLSPACSKKAVQSGGDTRALQEEMARGGAKGGTSSSFPDTSFSGKDDANGLRGIDRNPLEERLGSGGHNGSGTVSPNSTLMAKSDPGAATRQLAEIRAEQTASAAAGLRDVFFAYDSFSITDEGRHALSNDAEWIKSNAQVQLKIEGHCDERGTSAYNLVLGEKRAKAVRNYLVELGVVPQHLSVVSYGKERPFCTEHGEQCYSMNRRGHLVVKVGK
- the tolB gene encoding Tol-Pal system beta propeller repeat protein TolB, producing the protein MTLRTLVIAGFCALVGLVWIIESGAADVFLEAARPDFQKIPLAIAGIENLGGTESPEGRVKLGSRIEEVLKTDVRRSLVFALVDVNGLGIKSGQLGAEPDPSFKHAVENGVSVVVWGRAGIKSGNKDADVNMDGYVYDAGNNEVVGGKRYVGSTSVVRLMAHRFADELVFRYTGEPGIARTKIAYVSELGSARELFLMDYDGYDPRQLTADGFLNLMPRWSPDRRYLVFTTYRNRNTQDIDLLELATGKRWTLVSQGGLNITPALSPDGNFLAYSSSSEGNAELYRMDTHTKAVQRLTTNAGGDLSPSWAPSGRELAFTSDRNGGPQVFLISADGSNVRRLTFEGDYNAAPAWSPRGNWIAYVCRTPRKEYKLCLITPDGQKRVQLTTGPGVDDSPSWSPDGRHIVFSSTADGKSHIYMINTDGKDLERITFTGTHNSAPAWSPAS
- a CDS encoding biopolymer transporter ExbD — its product is MIFETRQRRFLAEINVIPLVDVVLVLLVIFMVTAPMLYRGMDIKLPTSASNTIKPEIRAVLTIEKDQRLYLDKDQVSVAQLERKLHLLKQEHAEVSLYLRADRDVPYGVVVQVMDGVKKAGIEKLGMVTDPTTGPERITEATSPLPNQ